Proteins encoded within one genomic window of Besnoitia besnoiti strain Bb-Ger1 chromosome II, whole genome shotgun sequence:
- a CDS encoding iron-sulfur cluster protein ISCU (encoded by transcript BESB_035950): MAPSTVRSLLFGARRFTYSQNPKTFSTLADVPAFCLSSVSTSSVNILAAGAPICLAVNRQTRSYSKKVHEHFFNPRNAGAFDLSDPEMKSKVGTAVVGKAACGDVIKLQVLVEDGKITDARFKTFGCGSAIASSSYATELIKGKTCDDALKVKNTDIAEYLNLPPVKVHCSLLAQDAVRHAILDYQKKQKGSTTEGSSASPVSPNVADAGEKLASPASRE; this comes from the exons ATGGCGCCGTCCACAGTTCGGTCGTTGCTCTTTGGAGCGCGGAGGTTTACTTATTCACAGAACCCGAAGACGTTTTCAACGCTCGCGGATGTCCCCGCGTTCTGTCTGAGTTCAGTCTCAACTTCTTCCGTGAATATCTTGGCAGCTGGGGCCCCCATTTGTCTCGCGGTGAACCGGCAGACGCGATCCTACAGCAAGAAGGTCCATGAGCACTTCTTCAACCCCAGAAATGCCG GGGCATTCGACTTGTCAGATCCAGAGATGAAGTCAAAAGTCGGGACCGCAGTCGTCGGCAAAGCAGCATGCGGCGACGTCATCAAACTCCAG GTGCTAGTTGAAGATGGTAAAATCACTGATGCGCGCTTCAAAACGTTTGGTTGTGGCAGCGCcatcgcctcgtcgtcgtatGCGACAGAGCTCATCAAGGGCAAGACATGCGATGACGCACTCAAGGTGAAAAACACCGACATTGCGG AATATCTCAATCTGCCTCCAGTCAAGGTGCACTGCAgtctgctggcgcaggaCGCCGTGCGACACGCCATTCTGGACTACcaaaagaagcagaagggaAGCACAACAGAGGGATCCAGCGCATCGCCAGTTTCGCCGAATGTAGCTGACGCGGGGGAGAAGcttgcttcgcctgcgtcgcgggagTAG
- a CDS encoding hypothetical protein (encoded by transcript BESB_035930), translating to MKPSKVICFWQAFAVAAAMWARQFHPGGRPAAAHPSGRVFMPRFSWDSQEFPTGEHSAAWGKGVLRGQQYFIPKHSGTSLPVILPIGTQYIDASKEFVVGIQSCPAVSKLEEHNKQDVAESTAKFGDDRSVGAKPLVMHCELLLFKYDARTGKHAATFRSVFDGGGRGTVMGFYVNEPKNEHFPQASNTVLLWYWGQWVSKSMSVCTAGDKAYFRTNGPSGADADLLDGQSYRRAFGGTDDEVRRNAHLTTAYNLPVGARLCRQKTREKDWNTAPDPARNVRAMDLEFASSNCVELANTAMLPIDSVSCHEVPFDPEVPLGRIIAASFPFDSADPGLHQPKQDWSTFNVNGKAIYRGMRVVLHRSKFNPKVIRMEHPVDGYNYYMPYYHMVADEKTSYPWKSCAVSEVTIRPVRISHHPLSCARCEDFGFGYMNSNTRLLVFWCIDSLASSERLGPGLVLHEIVVGKRSLVFSLHHDAKLPSSMPYKSDSFYNWYRDVNVVSKPDSDIIYAFYICDLYPKLEDFRFGPVASSSLFWGTFRSSAASVNQTPVRGRPIISEVFSPELSSLAVILVDPAEEVFMLLFENAIDQFFNGIMFTAKKGGEVLEGADFMLPNSTPQTYDSSAYGTRFDAGPEGVAYRIQLSPGPASAEEAKDIKAPRLPQASAKTFHRFHRIQASKFEAACDGWWLPPLRDAPCTPACYKFQTFRTKTDASINSSCPWKDRTLRAVPCSASGCSWVEFDVADPSLEPSVDRNIQTAGATFFPGSLSPVTFDLKRISDITEILLIFNETVIGPKFDVELSFLNGFGQEFSTTRIATGGSQFPVEFPFDRTYVRNCDWNGPCAQKFRHTNAGSVVKASSMQVYGVQGIGVVYHGKDHQAELLEIRVKGRPESLECPEHGFFTDSGKCARPSGLLIPAKLGDLDCQGFWTDWATCDHFCRQLRFFSRSRDPLPGGKPCPFVDHRPCNEGRYCNVNDEKFASVLERFKDRDCEYEVGDWSDCINCRELRYTHILEQAARQGRPCPEEVIETRFCNRECEQLFANASTVPPTTGTSATITVTTQRTTTTSTCPPMMTTLTQITASGSSRLDEYIAIGIVAVNVALFVIILATGFCCLIWKSKRFETSLETRRHLLQLKKDVFQAKVAAAANAAAAVRKDATAPSPPRQDSVAKDVKPTEDVASSRKRKRDDRHLVCPRSTKTLFHESGVMPLQPTQVSAAGERFDHANGA from the exons ATGAAGCCATCTAAAGTCATTTGCTTCTGGCAGGCATTCGCCGTGGCTGCAGCGATGTGGGCGCGGCAGTTTCACCCCGGCGGTaggcctgctgcagcccaTCCCAGCGGTAGAGTTTTTATGCCTCGCTTTTCTTGGGATTCCCAGGAGTTCCCGACTGGCGAACACAGTGCCGCGTGGGGGAAAGGGGTCCTACGTGGCCAGCAGTACTTCATACCTAAGCACTCCGGCACCTCACTGCCAGTTATTTTGCCGATAGGCACGCAGTACATTGACGCTTCGAAAGAATTTGTAGTGGGAATTCAGTCTTGTCCAGCTGTGTCAAAACTGGAGGAGCACAATAAACAGGATGTGGCAGAATCGACTGCAAAGTTTGGAGATGACAGGAGCGTTGGAGCCAAGCCGTTGGTAATGCACTGCGAGCTCCTTCTTTTCAAATATGACGCACGCACGGGGAAGCATGCTGCTACATTCCGATCCGTCTTTGAcgggggaggcagaggaacaGTTATGGGCTTTTACGTCAACGAGCCGAAAAATGAGCATTTTCCACAAGCGAGCAACACTGTTTTGCTTTGGTATTGGGGTCAGTGGGTTTCGAAAAGCATGTCCGTCTGCACAGCAGGGGATAAGGCATATTTTCGGACCAACGGACCCAGTGGCGCTGACGCAGACTTGCTCGATGGCCAAAGCTATCGGCGGGCATTCGGCGGCACAGACGACGAAGTGAGGCGGAACGCGCACCTGACAACAGCTTACAATCTCCCTGTCGGCGCAAGACTCTGCAGGCAGAAAACACGAGAAAAGGACTGGAACACGGCCCCAGATCCTGCGAGAAATGTCAGAGCCATGGACTTGGAATTCGCTTCGTCGAACTGCGTTGAACTGGCTAACACCGCGATGCTCCCCATAGACTCTGTCTCTTGCCATGAAGTTCCGTTTGATCCAGAAGTTCCCTTAGGGAGAATCATCGCCGCCAGCTTCCCTTTCGACAGCGCAGATCCAGGCCTCCACCAACCGAAGCAAGACTGGTCGACATTCAACGTGAACGGCAAAGCAATATACAGAGGCATGCGTGTTGTGTTGCACAGAAGTAAATTCAACCCCAAAGTGATTCGGATGGAACACCCCGTGGACGGCTACAATTACTATATGCCATATTATCATATGGTGGCAGATGAGAAGACTAGTTATCCGTGGAAATCCTGCGCAGTGAGCGAAGTTACAATCAGACCCGTGCGCATCTCTCATCACCCTCTGTCCTGCGCTAGATGCGAGGACTTCGGCTTCGGCTACATGAACAGTAATACACGCTTGTTGGTTTTCTGGTGCATTGACTCGCTGGCATCATCGGAGCGTCTCGGCCCCGGTCTAGTACTCCATGAAATAGTGGTCGGTAAGCgatctctcgtcttctccctccacCACGATGCGAAATTGCCTTCCTCTATGCCTTACAAATCTGACAGCTTCTACAACTGGTATCGCGACGTGAACGTAGTTTCTAAGCCTGACTCAGATATTATTTACGCATTCTACATATGCGATCTGTATCCAAAGCTTGAGGACTTCCGATTTGGTCCTGTAGCCAGTTCGTCACTCTTCTGGGGGACGTTCAGAAGTTCTGCGGCCTCAGTGAATCAGACGCCAGTACGAGGCCGGCCCATTATCAGTGAAGTTTTCTCGCCGGAGTTGAGTAGTCTCGCCGTCATTTTAGTGGACCCCGCGGAAGAGGTCTTCATGCTCCTCTTTGAAAATGCCATTGACCAATTTTTCAATGGAATAATGTTCACTGCTAAAAAAGGTGGAGAGGTCCTCGAGGGAGCTGATTTCATGCTGCCCAACAGTACACCACAGACATACGACAGCTCTGCGTACGGGACTCGTTTCGACGCGGGACCTGAAGGCGTCGCTTACAGAATTCAGCTGTCCCCAGGGCCCGCTTCGGCTGAAGAGGCAAAAGACATCAAGGCCCCCCGCCTTCCGCAGGCCTCAGCAAAGACTTTCCACCGCTTCCATCGCATCCAGGCGTCCAAGTTCGAGGCTGCGTGTGACGGCTG GTGGCTTCCTCCACTTCGAGACGCACCATGTACTCCAGCATGCTACAAATTTCAGACGTTTCGTACCAAGACTGACGCATCCATCAACTCAAGCTGCCCGTGGAAAGACAGGACGCTCCGGGCAGTTCCGTGCTCAGCGTCTGGTTGTAGCTGGGTGGAGTTTGACGTGGCGGATCCAAGTCTGGAACCTTCGGTCGACCGGAATATCCAGACGGCCGGGGCAACGTTCTTTCCTGGCAGCCTCTCCCCCGTCACATTCGACTTGAAACGGATTTCGGATATCACGGAGATCCTTCTAATCTTCAACGAGACAGTCATTGGTCCCAAGTTCGACGTTGAGCTTTCTTTCTTGAACGGTTTCGGCCAGGAGTTCAGTACAACGCGCATTGCAACTGGTGGCAGCCAGTTCCCTGTAGAGTTTCCATTCGACCGGACGTATGTGAGGAATTGCGATTGGAATGGACCATGTGCGCAGAAGTTCAGGCATACGAACGCCGGGAGTGTAGTAAAGGCTTCGTCCATGCAGGTTTACGGCGTACAAGGCATCGGCGTCGTGTACCACGGCAAAGATCACCAGGCGGAACTGTTGGAAATACGCGTAAAAGGTCGCCCAGAATCGCTTGAATGCCCTGAACACGGCTTTTTTACCGATTCGGGCAAATGTGCGCGCCCTTCTGGATTACTTATCCCTGCGAAACTTGGTGATCTAGACTGCCAAGGATTCTGGACGGACTGGGCCACGTGCGACCATTTCTGTCGGCAGCTGCGATTTTTCTCTCGTTCGAGAGATCCACTGCCTGGAGGAAAACCGTGCCCCTTCGTTGATCATCGACCCTGCAACG AAGGGCGCTACTGCAATGTGAATGACGAAAAGTTCGCCTCCGTATTGGAGAGATTCAAAGATAGAGATTGCGAGTACGAGGTCGGCGATTGGTCAGACTGTATCAACTGCCGCGAGCTGAGGTATACGCACATCCTCGAGCAGGCAGCACGGCAGGGCCGCCCATGCCCGGAAGAGGTTATTGAAACTCGCTTTTGCAATAGAGAGTGCGAACAACTGTTCGCTAATGCCAGCACCGTACCGCCTACAACAGGCACGAGTGCCACCATCACTGTTACAACGCAGCGTACAACTACCACGTCGACCTGTCCTCCCATGATGACAACACTGACCCAAATTACTGCGTCTGGGAGCAGCCGTCTCGACGAGTACATTGCTATAGGTATTGTGGCAGTGAATGTTGCTCTCTTTGTGATAATTCTTGCGACTGGATTTTGCTGCCTCATATGGAAGTCGAAACGATTTGAAACCAGCCTCGAGACTAGACGGCACTTGCTTCAGCTGAAAAAAGATGTTTTCCAGGCTAAGGTAGCTGCGGCGGCcaacgcagccgctgcagttCGCAAGGACGCAACCGCACCATCTCCTCCCCGACAGGATTCAGTGGCGAAAGACGTGAAGCCCACTGAAGACGTTGCCTCCAGTcggaagagaaagagggacGACAGGCATCTCGTATGCCCCCGCAGTACAAAAACTCTGTTTCACGAAAGTGGCGTGATGCCCCTACAGCCAACCCAAGTCTCAGCGGCGGGTGAACGGTTTGACCACGCCAATGGCGCGTGA
- a CDS encoding leucine carboxyl methyltransferase (encoded by transcript BESB_035940) gives MQFSPSSPPSQGRGESSDSCRPFNAAYFLQHRNHANGGSNRLPGQPEQQLPPLCLYSSEDVALQATTDDAASSKLSAVLLHYYRDDVLPFFVKKKTRRAPLINRGYYSRVAAVRQILAAFVADVCAQSRASGDCRPAEGHVHTAAAEIERWAAGDDRDPRPAEWPIDNPPVQFVNFGAGMDTLYYWLAERYRNIKVFEVDFKDVVAVKSSIIRQNQELWSKVTRSADESQGNAEEGDGVNTPTYTLIGADLRDVQGLAAALQQRGFRDDLPTFFLSECVLVYMQTPEADAVLRWAAKAVKYAPSAVAVYEQLNPTDAFGRTMVQNLQTRGCPLMTIFDYPTLQSQKQRYLNLGWSASSVVDMNTIYDKFLPVQEKQRVQRLELFDELEEWRLIQAHYSIAVAVSDPEVTGDERRAGPQLMTLPHMKSIYDGLA, from the exons ATGCAGTTTTCACCATCATCTCCCCCTTCGCAGGGGAGAGGAGAATCCTCCGATTCTTGTCGTCCCTTCAATGCCGCCTACTTCCTTCAGCACAGAAATCACGCGAACGGGGGAAGCAATCGGCTGCCCGGGCAGCCTGAGCAGCAACTTCCCCCCTTGTGTCTGTacagcagcgaagacgtAGCTCTCCAAGCAACCACAGATGATGCGGCAAGTAGCAAATTGAGTGCAGTCCTTCTGCATTATTACCGAGATGACGTTCTCCCCTTTTTCGTtaagaagaagacgcgacgaGCGCCTCTTATTAACAGAG GTTACTACtcccgcgtggcggcggtTCGCCAGATCCTCGCAGCCTTCGTCGCGGACGTCTgtgcgcagagccgcgcgtctggcgacTGCCGTCCTGCTGAGGGGCACGTGCAcactgctgcggcggagatTGAGCGTTGGGCTGCTGGCGATGACAGAGATCCTCGCCCTGCTGAATGGCCGATTGATAATCCCCCTGTCCAGTTCGTCAACTTTGGTGCCGGCATGGACACGCTCTACTACTGGCTAGCT GAACGGTACAGGAACATCAAGGTGTTCGAGGTGGACTTCAAGGACGTCGTCGCTGTCAAGAGTAGCATCATCCGCCA GAACCAAGAGCTCTGGAGCAAGGTCACCCGGTCGGCAGACGAGAGCCAAG GGAacgctgaagaaggcgatGGCGTCAACACCCCGACATACACTCTG ATTGGAGCAGATCTCCGCGACGTCCaaggcctcgctgccgctctgcAACAACGAGGATTCCGGGACGA CCTCCCGACGTTCTTCCTCAGCGAATGCGTGCTGGTGTACATGCAGACTCCAGAAGCCGACGCG GTCCTGCGGTGGGCTGCCAAGGCTGTGAAATATGCTCCAAGTGCCGTCGCCGTGTACGAGCAG TTGAACCCGACCGACGCATTTGGCCGCACGATGGTGCAGAATCTCCAG ACTCGCGGCTGTCCTCTCATGACCATCTTTGACTACCCCACGCTGCAATCGCAGAAGCAGAG GTACCTGAATTTGGGCTGGAGCGCGAGCTCCGTGGTAGACATGAATACGATCTACGACAAGTTCTTGCCTGTGCAAGAGAAACAGCGCGTGCAG CGGCTGGAGCTATTTGATGAACTCGAAGAGTGGCGTCTCATTCAGGCACACTATTCGATCGCAGTCGCGGTCAGCGACCCAGAAGTG ACGGGAGACGAACGGCGAGCCGGCCCTCAGCTGATGACGCTGCCGCACATGAAGAGCATCTACGATGGTCTGGCGTGA